The Sagittula stellata E-37 sequence ACGGAAACGAACTGTTCTTCAATCAGGAAGTGCCGTTCTACATGTCCGGATCGTGGAACACCTCGAATGTGCAGAGCAACGTGGGCGATGCCTTCGACTGGCAGGTGGTCCCCGTACCCTGCGGCCCGGATGGCTGCGGCGTGATGCCGGGTGGCGCGGGCCTTGTCGCCTTCAAGTCCGGCGATGCCGAGAAGGAAGCCGCCGCCGCCGCTTTCGTCGGGTGGATGGGCGAAGAGGAGCAGGCGCGCGAATGGTACGCCCGGACCTTCGCGATCCCGGCCCACGCCGGTTTGCAAAAGGAAGGGCTGGACTACGAGGCCGCCGGAGCGACCGAGGCCGTCGCCAACGCGCTTCAGGCCTTCACCGGCATGGCCTCTGCCGCCGCCGAGCAGACCCCGCAGGCCTACGACCTCCAAGGCTCGCAGTTCGGGTTCGTGATGTACAACGCGACCGTGCAGTATCTCTCGGCGGCGATGAACGGAGAGCTGTCTCTGGACGAGGCGATGGCGAAGATTTCCGAGGAACTGGAAACCAACGCCCGCTGACGGATGTGCGCAGGGCGGACCGCGGTCCGCCCTGCCACGCCAAGGCCCCATGCGACGGGAGAGACCATGACACCGGCCGGACTGGCGCTGACCATTCTCGGGCTTGCCTGGGTCGTGGGTGGAAGCGCGTGGCTGCTGAGCCACCGCAGCTACACCCTGAGACACGTGCCCCGCTTTTTCGCCGACCTGCTGGGGTTCCCCGTGGAGTTGTCACAAAGCCTGTTCGGACGGATCGGCGTGCCCTATGCGCTGCTTTTGCCGAACATGCTGATCTTCGGCTTCTTCACCTTCCTGCCAATGATCCTGAACGTCTACGTCTCGATGACCGGGGGATCGTCCATCGCGCTCTTCGACCGGCCATTCGTCGGGCTGGAAAAATACCGCGACATCTTCGAATGCGCGAACATCCTTATCCCGAAGACCTGCAGCAACGCCGGCTACAACTTCTGGACCGGCATGTTCAACACGCTCTGGTTCGTGGTGATTCAGGTGCCGGTGATGGTCGTCGTGGCGCTGCTGACCGCGCTGGTGGTGAACCGCAACATCCGGGGCAGGGGATTCTGGCGGGCGATGTTCTTCTATCCGGTGATGCTGTCTCCGGTGGTCATCGCCAACATCTGGAACTGGGTCCTGCACCGCAAGGGCGCGCTGAACGCCGCGATCGGCGGCACGCAGGACACCCTGACCGGCCTCGCCGGTCTGTCGGGCTTCGACATCGCGGCCACCGTGCTCTTCGGCATCGTCCTGATGGTCGTTTCCGAGCGTACCCTGCGTGGCGAGCGCGGTCTCTCCACGCCCTGGGCCAGTGTCTTCTGCGGGATATTCGCACTCCTGACAGCCTGGGCGCAGCCCCTGTCTCTGGCAGGCCTGCCCGGCAGCGGCTGGCTGGGGTTGGCGCTCGCGGCGGCGCTCCTGTGGCTGGTGGCCAGCGAACGCGCAATCGCCCGCGCGGCGGTGATCGCCTTCGGCATCGCCGCCGTGCTGATGCTGCTGTCGATCCAGTTCGACGCGGTCTTCGACTTCGGGCGCCACCGTCCGGTGAACTGGCTGGTAACTCCGAACACCGGCTGGCCTTTCTTCTGGCTGGTCTTCGTCTTCTGCTGGTCGCACATGGGGTTCTACATGCTGATCCTGCTGGCCGGCCTGCAGGCCATTCCCGCGGACCTCTACGAAGCCGCCAAGATGGATGCCACCAAACCGTTCCGCGCCTTCCGCCGCATCACCCTGCCGCTGGTCATGCCGACCCTGACCGTCGTCCTCGTGCTCTCGCTTATCCGTTCCTTCCAGATCTTCGACGAGGTCTACCTCCTGACCGGCGGCGGTCCCGGGCGCGAAACCTTCATGGTCGTGCAGAACATCTACGAGGTCGCCTTTTCCTCGAACCACCCCGACTACGGACAGGCGGCGGCCGGCTCGATCCTCATGGCTGTCGTCATCGCCGTCTTCACCTTCTTCCAGCTCTGGATGACACGGAGGCAATCGGACCTGTGATACATACGCCGCCCGCCCGCCGAAAGGCGCCCGCCCTTCATCTTGGCCAAAATACCTCCGCCGGAGGCATCCGTCCTCGCCGCCCACACCGGGGCCGGTCTTCCGCATGAGCGTCGCAACCTTCCTCTCCCGCACCTCGGGCAACCGCGAGACCGCCGACCGGATCGGCATCCAGGACGTGCTGGCGTACGGCTACCTCGTGGTCGGCGTGCTGGTCATTCTCGTGCCGGTGCTCTGGACTCTGTTTTCCTCCATCAAGCCGGAAACCGCCGTCGACAGTTTCGACACGCGGATTCTGCCCATGAGCCAGGTGATCCGGGAAATCGAAGGCGTCGGCGAGAAACCCGTCTGGATCTGGACGGCAGAGGACGGCACGGAAACGCTGGTCTTCAAGGCAGGCCCGACACGCCGGATCACAGAAGTCGCGCGGCTCGACGCGCCTGAAGACGTCTTCGAGGTGCCCCGCGAACAACTGCGCGAGCAGGAGGAAATGCGGGTCGCGGTAGAGAACTACCTCGATCCGATCCTGAAGCGGAACGGGCAGGAGACCTTCAACTTCTTCACCTATCTCGCCAACTCCGTCTTCGTCACCGTCGCGGCCACGCTCATCACGCTGCTGATCAACGCCATGGCCGCGTTTGCCCTGTCGAAATACCGGTTTCCCGGGCGGCTGACCTTCACCATCCTGATCGTCGCGACCCTGCTGATCCCGGCCTCGATCATCCTCGTGTCGCTGTTCTTCGTGGTCTGGTCCTTCGGCATCTTCGGGTCGCTCTGGGGGGTCATCATCCCCGCCGCCGCCACGCCCACCGGGGTTTTCCTGCTCAGGCAATACATGCTGACCATTCCCGACGAACTGCTCGAGGCCGCGCGCATGGATGCGGCATCGGAATGGCGGATCTTCTGGCGGATCGTGTTGCCGCTTTCGTTGCCCGCGCTCAGCGTGCTGGCGATCCTCAGCGTGATCTGGCGCTGGAACGACTTCCTCTGGCCGCTGATCGTGCTGATCTCCGACCCGACGAAACACACGCTGCAACTGGGCCTCACCCAGTTCGCCGGCGAGTTCAATTCCGATTTCCACTACATCCTCGCCATGACCGTGGTGACGCTCATCCCGATAACGCTGGTCTTTGTCTGGTTGCAGCGGTTCATCACCACCGGCATCGCCACGACCGGGCTGAAATGACAGGTTTGACATGACGGACACGACCCACGCGCTGGAGCTGAACCAGATCCGCAAGAGCTTTGGCCCCGTCGATGTGATCCATGGCATCGACCTCGCCATCGAGGACGGGGAGTTCGTGGTCTTCGTCGGCCCCTCCGGCTGCGGGAAGTCGACGCTCCTGCGGCTGATCGCGGGCCTCGACGATCCGACCTCCGG is a genomic window containing:
- a CDS encoding carbohydrate ABC transporter permease, yielding MTPAGLALTILGLAWVVGGSAWLLSHRSYTLRHVPRFFADLLGFPVELSQSLFGRIGVPYALLLPNMLIFGFFTFLPMILNVYVSMTGGSSIALFDRPFVGLEKYRDIFECANILIPKTCSNAGYNFWTGMFNTLWFVVIQVPVMVVVALLTALVVNRNIRGRGFWRAMFFYPVMLSPVVIANIWNWVLHRKGALNAAIGGTQDTLTGLAGLSGFDIAATVLFGIVLMVVSERTLRGERGLSTPWASVFCGIFALLTAWAQPLSLAGLPGSGWLGLALAAALLWLVASERAIARAAVIAFGIAAVLMLLSIQFDAVFDFGRHRPVNWLVTPNTGWPFFWLVFVFCWSHMGFYMLILLAGLQAIPADLYEAAKMDATKPFRAFRRITLPLVMPTLTVVLVLSLIRSFQIFDEVYLLTGGGPGRETFMVVQNIYEVAFSSNHPDYGQAAAGSILMAVVIAVFTFFQLWMTRRQSDL
- a CDS encoding carbohydrate ABC transporter permease, which translates into the protein MSVATFLSRTSGNRETADRIGIQDVLAYGYLVVGVLVILVPVLWTLFSSIKPETAVDSFDTRILPMSQVIREIEGVGEKPVWIWTAEDGTETLVFKAGPTRRITEVARLDAPEDVFEVPREQLREQEEMRVAVENYLDPILKRNGQETFNFFTYLANSVFVTVAATLITLLINAMAAFALSKYRFPGRLTFTILIVATLLIPASIILVSLFFVVWSFGIFGSLWGVIIPAAATPTGVFLLRQYMLTIPDELLEAARMDAASEWRIFWRIVLPLSLPALSVLAILSVIWRWNDFLWPLIVLISDPTKHTLQLGLTQFAGEFNSDFHYILAMTVVTLIPITLVFVWLQRFITTGIATTGLK